Proteins from a genomic interval of Musa acuminata AAA Group cultivar baxijiao chromosome BXJ1-9, Cavendish_Baxijiao_AAA, whole genome shotgun sequence:
- the LOC135592382 gene encoding uncharacterized protein LOC135592382, translating into MPQVKDLEALVCGGGDTKVACETQIGADDPDLPPESIMVRIGSGRELFWAEVGGAAVYERDDSTKGNTNPKAQAQQQHANPASRPRSNSQRFSGGLQAKPPIIGIPGKIQHHSGYLGRSGRRPANAPIFPKKPPRPDRGGEGRKSALPDEEPGSPKVSCIGKVLSERERDRYRRQCRGPPEQEEEAAAPSGCWAMFFCGGTKQRRRSAASETVPVDSPAKAAVDRRTAAEPRLEVPGLGSMMRFASGRRPASWGGDGDVSVDLGPLDGEATELGGRRSLGSREDAER; encoded by the coding sequence ATGCCGCAAGTAAAAGATCTTGAAGCCCTCGTGTGTGGCGGCGGGGACACCAAGGTGGCCTGCGAGACCCAGATCGGGGCCGATGACCCGGACCTCCCGCCGGAGTCTATCATGGTGCGGATCGGCAGCGGCCGCGAGCTGTTCTGGGCAGAGGTGGGCGGCGCCGCCGTCTACGAGCGCGACGACTCGACCAAGGGGAACACGAACCCGAAGGCGCAGGCGCAGCAGCAGCACGCCAACCCCGCCTCCAGGCCCCGATCCAACTCGCAGCGTTTCTCCGGCGGCCTCCAGGCGAAGCCCCCCATCATCGGCATCCCCGGGAAGATCCAGCACCACTCCGGGTACCTCGGCCGCAGCGGCCGCCGTCCCGCCAACGCCCCCATCTTCCCCAAGAAACCTCCTCGCCCCGACCGCGGCGGAGAGGGCCGCAAGTCCGCGCTGCCCGACGAAGAGCCGGGTTCGCCCAAGGTGTCCTGCATCGGAAAGGTCCTGTCCGAGAGGGAACGGGACCGGTACCGGAGGCAGTGCCGCGGACCGCCGGAGcaagaggaggaggcggcggcaccTTCCGGCTGTTGGGCGATGTTCTTCTGCGGTGGGACAAAGCAGCGGCGTAGGAGCGCCGCGTCGGAGACCGTGCCGGTGGATTCGCCGGCCAAGGCGGCGGTGGATAGGAGGACGGCGGCGGAGCCACGGTTGGAGGTGCCGGGGCTAGGATCGATGATGCGGTTCGCGTCGGGGCGGCGGCCGGCGTCGTGGGGCGGGGACGGGGACGTGTCGGTCGACCTGGGGCCGTTGGATGGGGAGGCGACGGAGCTGGGCGGGCGGCGGTCGTTGGGGTCGCGGGAAGACGCGGAGCGGTAG